From Butyricimonas paravirosa, one genomic window encodes:
- a CDS encoding DUF4843 domain-containing protein, translating into MKNIKRIISRWLMGALFLGLLSACEQEKTLMYEQAAGVYFYGKAESEYSFVTNLGGDVYVQNIRVVTTGDSVNYDRKVMIAVVEGDTNYVNTARPEQYQLLEGIVPAGKFEGSAAVELHRTKDMSDSTFIVHVKLVPNEDFPLAGFDRRYFSLSVTDQLTQPSNWSYLSWYFGNFSVSWYRFILGVLDLPLIPFDIEVPEGMVEWTYTELDAAVAQVRAALYKYNREHPGEPLRHEDGKYEGDEVVMP; encoded by the coding sequence ATGAAAAATATAAAGAGAATTATTAGCAGATGGCTGATGGGCGCTCTGTTTTTAGGTCTTTTGTCTGCTTGCGAACAGGAAAAAACATTGATGTACGAGCAAGCAGCCGGCGTGTATTTTTATGGAAAGGCAGAGAGCGAGTATAGTTTTGTAACCAATTTGGGTGGAGATGTTTACGTGCAAAACATCCGGGTGGTGACAACGGGTGATTCTGTGAATTATGACCGGAAAGTCATGATTGCTGTCGTTGAAGGTGATACGAACTACGTGAATACTGCACGTCCGGAGCAATACCAATTGTTGGAGGGAATAGTGCCTGCCGGTAAGTTTGAAGGTTCTGCGGCAGTTGAACTCCATCGCACGAAGGATATGAGTGATAGCACTTTTATCGTTCACGTGAAGTTGGTGCCCAATGAGGATTTTCCCTTAGCTGGTTTCGATAGACGTTATTTTTCTTTGTCTGTAACTGATCAATTAACACAACCATCCAATTGGAGCTATCTTTCTTGGTATTTCGGTAATTTTTCTGTTAGTTGGTATCGTTTCATTTTAGGAGTGCTAGACTTGCCGTTAATTCCTTTTGATATTGAGGTGCCAGAGGGAATGGTTGAGTGGACTTACACGGAGTTGGATGCTGCGGTGGCACAAGTGAGAGCTGCATTGTATAAATATAATCGGGAACATCCCGGAGAACCCTTGCGACATGAGGATGGCAAGTATGAGGGGGATGAAGTCGTGATGCCTTAA
- a CDS encoding RagB/SusD family nutrient uptake outer membrane protein, which yields MKRLCNILCVLLLLGTMTSCEDWLDVDPKSEVKADVMFQSVSGFKDALTGIYLLMSDQDLYGREATWGFVDALAQQTDVKGGESSAWYNATRYNYSATTTSSNGIWSKSYNIIANVNFLLENLEKKKEMFSPAMYAVIKGEALGLRAFLHFDLLRLFGWGDLDKRPENLERLCLPYMKEYSRELQKQLTVGEALEKVIADLQESMELLNDNDPFGLTPKPDDYDLPNEDKFFENRHKRFNYWAAVCTLARVYMWMGNKTEALPLAELFVKEGGETSWISSYVIDAYDPADRDLTFTTEHVFALDITKLFENMQYYMNPRANDPNENADLLYHTKARATGLFESTDYRLARWYDQTGNEHYDGWAFVKFWEVEKYKYGSTMPLIRKSEMYYIAAECLLATGKDADRLLAIDRLNIVREKRGMSVLGNDLTVASVQNEITKEYQREFINEGQLFYYYKRLGFEKIPYATKAATDAVYVVPLPTWDVDLGGMEDYKK from the coding sequence ATGAAGAGATTATGTAATATATTATGCGTTTTGTTACTTTTAGGAACAATGACGTCATGTGAAGATTGGTTGGATGTAGATCCGAAGTCGGAGGTTAAGGCCGATGTGATGTTTCAATCCGTGAGTGGTTTTAAAGATGCCTTGACCGGGATTTACCTTTTGATGAGTGATCAGGATTTATATGGGCGAGAGGCTACTTGGGGATTCGTGGATGCCTTAGCGCAACAAACTGATGTGAAGGGGGGAGAGTCTTCTGCCTGGTATAATGCGACTCGTTATAATTATTCGGCAACAACAACTTCATCCAATGGAATTTGGAGTAAAAGTTACAATATTATTGCCAACGTGAATTTTTTATTGGAAAATCTGGAGAAGAAAAAAGAGATGTTTTCCCCAGCCATGTACGCTGTCATAAAAGGAGAGGCTTTAGGATTGCGGGCATTCTTGCATTTTGATTTGTTACGTTTGTTCGGATGGGGAGATTTGGACAAACGTCCTGAAAATTTGGAGCGTTTGTGTTTACCTTACATGAAGGAATATTCTCGGGAGTTACAAAAGCAATTGACAGTGGGGGAAGCGTTGGAGAAAGTCATTGCTGATTTACAGGAGTCCATGGAACTCTTGAATGATAATGATCCGTTTGGATTGACTCCTAAACCGGATGATTATGATTTACCGAATGAGGATAAATTTTTCGAGAATCGGCACAAGCGTTTTAATTATTGGGCTGCTGTTTGTACATTGGCCCGTGTGTATATGTGGATGGGCAACAAAACCGAGGCATTACCATTGGCCGAGTTATTTGTGAAAGAAGGTGGTGAAACCTCTTGGATTAGTTCTTACGTGATTGATGCTTACGATCCGGCAGATCGGGATTTGACCTTTACTACCGAGCATGTGTTCGCGTTGGATATTACCAAGCTATTCGAGAATATGCAGTACTATATGAATCCGAGGGCGAATGATCCGAATGAGAATGCCGATTTGTTATACCATACAAAGGCTAGAGCCACCGGTTTATTCGAGTCCACGGACTATCGTTTGGCTCGTTGGTATGACCAAACTGGAAACGAGCATTATGACGGATGGGCTTTTGTGAAATTTTGGGAAGTAGAAAAATACAAATACGGTAGTACCATGCCTTTGATTCGGAAATCAGAGATGTATTATATTGCGGCAGAGTGCTTGCTGGCTACCGGAAAGGATGCAGACCGTTTGTTGGCTATCGATAGATTGAATATCGTTCGCGAGAAAAGAGGAATGTCTGTTTTAGGTAACGACTTAACTGTGGCTTCCGTGCAGAATGAGATCACGAAGGAATATCAACGTGAGTTTATCAACGAGGGACAATTGTTTTACTATTACAAACGCTTGGGATTCGAGAAAATTCCTTATGCGACAAAAGCCGCAACTGATGCTGTTTACGTAGTGCCGTTACCCACGTGGGATGTGGATTTAGGCGGAATGGAAGATTACAAGAAATAA